The Ahaetulla prasina isolate Xishuangbanna chromosome 3, ASM2864084v1, whole genome shotgun sequence genome window below encodes:
- the RNMT gene encoding mRNA cap guanine-N7 methyltransferase, whose protein sequence is MAEVEESGKRKRKLAEEPDSISIKCPRRDSPVENDDKTANKYDEGQTGDGNTLHHETESEEVPKKKTHSEDVAAHYNKLEEVGLEQRSTSRIFYLRNFNNWIKSVLIGEFLDKVRQRKQNITVLDLGCGKGGDLLKWRKGRISKLVCTDIAGVSVQQCEQRYQDMRNRGRQNDRFFSAEFITADSTKELLSKKYRDSNMCFDICSCQFVYHYSFETYEQADMMLKNACEQLSPGGYFIGTTPDSYELVKRLESSETNSFGNEIYNVKFQKKGEYPLFGCKYDFHLEGVVDVPEFLVYFPLLEDMAKKYKMKLVYKKTFWEFYEEKVKNMEHKMLLQQMKALEKYPADESSRLVSQIKEDYEHAEMFKKDGKAKLPFGTMSKPEWEAASLYLIFAFEKL, encoded by the exons ATGGCTGAAGTAGAAGAgagtggaaagcgaaagagaAAGTTGGCTGAAGAACCTGATAGCATAAGTATCAAATGCCCACGTAGAGATTCTCCTGTTGAAAACGATGATAAAACTGCAAATAAGTATGATGAAGGTCAAACAGGAGACGGAAACACACTTCATCATGAAACAGAATCTGAAGAGGTTCCTAAAAAGAAAACA CATTCAGAAGATGTAGCAGCGCATTATAATAAGCTTGAAGAGGTTGGATTGGAACAACGTAGCACGAGTCGCATCTTCTATCTCCGAAACTTTAACAATTGGATAAAGAGCGTGCTAATTG GTGAATTCCTTGATAAGGTAcgacaaagaaaacaaaacattacAGTGTTAGACTTGGGATGTGGTAAAGGTGGGGACTTGCTGAAGTGGAGAAAAGGCCGAATAAGTAAACTTGTATGTACAG atattgCTGGTGTATCTGTACAACAGTGTGAACAGCGTTACCAAGATATGAGAAATCGTGGTCGCCAGAATGATAGATTTTTCAGTGCAGAATTTATAACTGCGGATAGCACTAag GAACTTTTGTCTAAAAAGTACAGGGATAGCAATATGTGCTTTGACATTTGCAGCTGTCAGTTTGTGTATCATTATTCATTTGAGACCTATGAGCAAGCGGATATGATGCTTAAAAATGCTTGTGAGCAACTTTCCCCTGGAGGATACTTCATTGGCACAACTCCAGATAGTTACGAACTTGT AAAACGCCTTGAATCTTCAGAAACAAATTCATttggaaatgaaatatataatgTAAAATTTCAGAAAAAGGGAGAATATCCTTTGTTTGGTTGCAAATATGACTTTCACTTGGAAGGAGTGGTTGATGTTCCAGAATTCCTGGTTTATTTTCCATTGCTGGAAGA CATGgcaaagaaatataaaatgaaactAGTTTACAAAAAAACCTTTTGGGAATTTTATGAAGAAAAAGTGAAGAACATGGAACATAAAATGCTTCTGCAACAAATGAAGGCATTGGAG AAATATCCCGCTGATGAAAGTTCCAGATTGGTCTCACAAATAAAAGAGGATTATGAGCATGCAGAAATGTTTAAGAAGGATGGAAAAGCAAAATTACCTTTT